The segment GGATAAACTAGGTTGGGTTGTCGGTGGCGATCGCCCGCTGCTTCCCAATCAATACCTTCGTAGAGTCGTTTCAGTGCTTCTTCGTCGATCGCCAGTCCCATCAGAGGCGACAAAAAGCGCTCAAAAATTGTATCCTTGCCAACAGCCATAAAACTCCTTCCACAAAAACTCTTTTAATTTTAGCCAAAGTCAGCCAACTTAGCATTCATTAAAGCTCCTTTACCTGGGTTGCAGTCATCAGTGCCGTTCCTTCCCTCTTCCTGCTTGTGTTTTGATGCTCATTCGCGATCGGAATTTTGATCAAAAACTCTGTCCCCCCGCCTTTAGGTTGAGCAATTTTGATACTGCCGCCGTGTCCATCCACTACAATTTTGTAGCTAATTGCTAATCCCAAACCAGTGCCTTTTCCGACTGGTTTTGTCGTAAAAAATGGGTTAAAAATTTGGTCTTGAATGCTTTCGGGAATGCCCGGCCCGTTGTCAGCAATCGTCACCTTCAGACATTTATGACCATTTTCTCGAACTACTCCTGTGGAAATAGTAATGATTTTATCCAGGCGATCGTTCTCATTTAAAGCATCCATCGCATTGCTCAGCAAGTTCATAAACACCTGATTTAGCTGAGACGGATAGCACTCGACTGAAGGCACTTTCCCGTATCTCTTGACTATGTAAATGCCATTTTTAATTCGATTGGATAGCAGCAGCAAGGTATTTTCAATACCTTCATGAATGTCCGCCAGTTTTTTGTCAGATTCATCGAGACGAGAAAAGTTACGCAAAGAAAGAACTATGTTGCGAATCCGTTCGGTTCCTATTTTCATAGAATTCAACATATGCGGCAAATCTTCCTCGATAAATTCCAACTCGATTGATTCTGCAAACTCTTCGATTTCCGGAGTTACTTGTGGGAAGGTTTGTTTGTATAAACTCACCAAATCCAATAAATCTTTAGTATATTTGGTGGTGTGAGGCAAATTAGCCGAAATGAAGTTAACCGGATTGTTGATTTCGTGAGCTATCCCGGCCACCATTTGACCCAGGGATGACATTTTCTCGCTCTGTACTAAATGAGTTTGTGTTTTTTTGAGTTCATCTAAGGCACTATTGAGCAGTTTTACTTGGTCTTGGGTTTGACCATAAAGGTGAGACTGATTGATGGCGATTGCCAATTGGTCTGCTACAGCTTTTAACAATTGAATTTCCTCACCACTCCAAAACCAATGGGTAGCATGGCTACAAATCAAATAACCCTGCCGCTCATTTTTCGTTTGAACAGGTACGGCTAAATAGCTATTAGCTTGAAGTTCGATTAGTTGACTACCCTCCTCAGCCCAAGTGTCCCTCGAAAGAATAATTGGGTCAGATTTGTTGCTGCGAACTGACAAATTTTCTAAAAAGTAAGGCTCGAATTTGATCGCTTCTTTCGGACACTCAAATTCGCAAGATTCCCAAAGAATTTCTAATGTTCTATTGTGTGGTTCATACCAACCAAAAGCTGCCCGCTCCAGATGCAGCAAAGTTACTATTTCTTCCACTGTGCTTTGCACAATTTTGTCTAATTCTAGGGAAGCTTGAATGCCTGCGGCAATGCGGTTTAGCATGGCTTCTCGCTCCGCTTGAGCGCGATGGTTTTCGGAGGAGTAAATTAGCCAAATTGCTGCTAGGATTGCCGGGACGAGCAGTCCGCCGACGACGGATGTCAGCAAATTTAATGCTTGGAGTTGGGATTCAATATTTTCGCGGGGAATTACTAGAGCCATTGACCAGTTAACTTCGTTCAGGGGAGCATAGGCCACATACACCCATTTGTTATCTATTTTTACCAGTTCGATATTCGTCTGGTGGCTGATCATATGGCGCGCAATTGCTGCTAATCCTGAGTCTTGTGATTTTAAAAAAGTTGGGGCTGGCAGGTCGATAGTTCCTATTAATTTATTGTTGGGATGAATAATTGGCACTCCATTTGAATTAAGCACAAAAGCATAGCTATCAGCACCATACTGCAAGCTGTTAGCTACAGAAGCTATTCGGTCTACTTTAATGCTACCTGCAAGGACTCCAATTACTTTGTTGGGAGTGGGAGGCAATGCCCAAAGTGGAGATGCAATGATGATTGTCGAAAGTTTACTGCTGCGTCCGATCAGCGGGTCGGAAACGTTAACTTTTCCGTTCATTGCCTTTTGAAATTGTTTGCGGTCTTTCGTGTTGGTGTTAGTACCTAAAGTGTTCTGCACTACTCCATCTGCTTGAACTAATGACAAGAGGAAATACTCTTTTAACCTGTAGGTTTCTCCTTGCAAAATGGGTTCAACTAATTTCCAATTGAGAGTGCGAACAGTAGGAGAGTAAGCAATGGTTTCTATTTCTGCTTTCCGGCTGCTGAGCCAGAAATCTATTTCTTCACTGCCTTTTTCTAATTTTAACAGTGCTATTTCCTTTAAATTGTCGATAATTAGTCCGCGCACTACGAAATAGCTGATGCAAGCAGTTGTACTAATCGTTAAAGCCGTGCTGCCCAGTATTAGTAGGGTCAGCAAATGGCGGCGCTGCCGTCTGTGCTGCCAAAGACTGTGCGCTTGCTGCCACCGCAATTGAGCAGAATTACTTATTTTTTGCCACAAGTGGCGCAGCTTTTTTGTTTGATGGGGCGGCTGCGCAGACACGGTTTGGGCTTGATTTGCTGGGTGTTGCATCATCAAATGTTCTCATTGAGAGTCTAATAGATCAAACGGCATTTGTTATTCGTAATCCGGCAGAATTAATATTAGATAAATAGTGAGGGCTTGAGTCTTGATTGGTGATACCAATCAGGGGTTATACCATTTTTTATGTTTAAATTTTAGATTAAAAAATTGGAAGTGAGTGATTAATATTAGGGTTAAAAACAAAGTTTACAGTTATGTTTTTGGGGAAAATGGTATAACATTCCTGGCTTCAAAAACAAGTTTTGATCGCGCGATAGCATTCGGTTTTAGCATCAAATTGATATTATGACCTTCGCTTTGCTTACTTGATGTTAGTGATTTAAGATATAGCCGTTGTCAATTTTCGTGAGGTACTCGTCGGTAGTCTTAGGAATTACCAATCTGTGACCAGAATCACTTGAGAATTGCTATATCTTTAATATCTATCTCGTTTTTATAACAAAATTCTTGTAAATAACACAGAGAAAATACGGAGTTTTTTAAATTAGCAATGTATTATAATGTATGGTCAAAACACTCTTGACAATTTGACAAACTTGCGCTCTGGCTTCAAGGAGAAATTTTTTCGTCTAAAGCTTTTTTGGCCAACCGGGTTGCATAAACGGTGAGAGCGATGGTGGCGAGCAAACCAATGCCGTACAGGGCCCACTCAGCATTAGTGCGCGATCGCCCTTGTGCTCCGATCGCAGCTAAACTACCAGCCAGGGAACCGATATAAACATACATCACGGTTCCGGGAATCATGCCGATCCAAGAGGCGAAAAAATAGTCTCTGAGAGACACCTGCGTGACTCCAAAAGCATAGTTAAGCAAATTAAACGGAAAAATTGGCGAAAGTCGCGTCAGGAGTACAATTTTCCATCCTTCCGAAGCAACTGCGGAGTCGATCGCCTGAAACTTGAGATTACCTTCTATCTGCTTGGAAACCCAATCGCGAGTTAAATACCTACCTGTTAAAAAAGCGCAAGTTGCGCCCAAAACCGAGCCGATGGAAACGCAAACCGTACCGCCCAGGACTCCGAACAAAACGCCAGAACCGAGAGTCAGCAACGAACCGGGGATAAATAAGACTGTGGCGATAATGTAAATTAGAATAAAAGCTGCGGGGCCCCAAGGGCCGAGATTGGCGATCGCCGATAGCGCATTTGTCAGAATTCCTTGAAAATTGAAAAACTTGGCCGCCACAATCAAAGCCACAGCTAAACCAATCCCTAAAAACAGCTTCCACTTATTTGATGGTGGTGGATTTTTCTCATCGGGCGATCGCAAATCATTCATTACCTAAACTCCTAAGTCTAAATTGATTGCAAGTTGGGGACACGGCGCGGTGCCCTTCATGGTGACAACAATCGCCTAAAACCCTTGATAAATCTCGCTTGTACCCTAGTCTCGATCCCCCTAAATCCCCCTTAAAAAGGGGGACTTTGAATGCTTCCTGTCCCCCCCTTTTTAAGGGGGGCTAGGGGGGATCTGGGCCTAATTGTCAAACAGTAGACTGATACTACGTTTGAACTTAAGTTGACACTACGAAAAACACTACCGTGTCCCGAATTTCGTGAAATTGAAAACTGCTATCAACGCAAATTTTCCCTTAAATCACGTTAAAGTACCGCCGCAACTAGAACCGCTACCCGCTGTACAGCCGTAGCAATAAGCAGCAGTTTGCACCTCTTGAATTACATCTAAACTACCAGATTCCAGCAATTTAGCAACAGTTATCCTTTCCCCGCTGCCAGTTTTCGCCGGCAGATTCTCCATTTGGTTAAAATCGCAGTCGTACACATTGCCTAAATAGTCGATCGACAATTCATTGCGACACATTAAATAATCCAGAGTACCGGGATTAAAATTATCCTCCAAAAACCCCAGATAAGGCTTATGGAGTTTTTTATGTTCCAAATGAAACTTAGTCCGTCCCACCGGCAAATTAGTAATCGCGAATAATTGATTAAAACAAATCCCAAAATGTTCGGCTAAATAAACCTGATAATCTTGCTGTAACTTCCCCTGTTCCGCAGTTAGCGAAAACTTATCTGTTGTCG is part of the Microcoleus sp. bin38.metabat.b11b12b14.051 genome and harbors:
- a CDS encoding TVP38/TMEM64 family protein; this translates as MNDLRSPDEKNPPPSNKWKLFLGIGLAVALIVAAKFFNFQGILTNALSAIANLGPWGPAAFILIYIIATVLFIPGSLLTLGSGVLFGVLGGTVCVSIGSVLGATCAFLTGRYLTRDWVSKQIEGNLKFQAIDSAVASEGWKIVLLTRLSPIFPFNLLNYAFGVTQVSLRDYFFASWIGMIPGTVMYVYIGSLAGSLAAIGAQGRSRTNAEWALYGIGLLATIALTVYATRLAKKALDEKISP
- a CDS encoding ATP-binding protein, producing the protein MMQHPANQAQTVSAQPPHQTKKLRHLWQKISNSAQLRWQQAHSLWQHRRQRRHLLTLLILGSTALTISTTACISYFVVRGLIIDNLKEIALLKLEKGSEEIDFWLSSRKAEIETIAYSPTVRTLNWKLVEPILQGETYRLKEYFLLSLVQADGVVQNTLGTNTNTKDRKQFQKAMNGKVNVSDPLIGRSSKLSTIIIASPLWALPPTPNKVIGVLAGSIKVDRIASVANSLQYGADSYAFVLNSNGVPIIHPNNKLIGTIDLPAPTFLKSQDSGLAAIARHMISHQTNIELVKIDNKWVYVAYAPLNEVNWSMALVIPRENIESQLQALNLLTSVVGGLLVPAILAAIWLIYSSENHRAQAEREAMLNRIAAGIQASLELDKIVQSTVEEIVTLLHLERAAFGWYEPHNRTLEILWESCEFECPKEAIKFEPYFLENLSVRSNKSDPIILSRDTWAEEGSQLIELQANSYLAVPVQTKNERQGYLICSHATHWFWSGEEIQLLKAVADQLAIAINQSHLYGQTQDQVKLLNSALDELKKTQTHLVQSEKMSSLGQMVAGIAHEINNPVNFISANLPHTTKYTKDLLDLVSLYKQTFPQVTPEIEEFAESIELEFIEEDLPHMLNSMKIGTERIRNIVLSLRNFSRLDESDKKLADIHEGIENTLLLLSNRIKNGIYIVKRYGKVPSVECYPSQLNQVFMNLLSNAMDALNENDRLDKIITISTGVVRENGHKCLKVTIADNGPGIPESIQDQIFNPFFTTKPVGKGTGLGLAISYKIVVDGHGGSIKIAQPKGGGTEFLIKIPIANEHQNTSRKREGTALMTATQVKEL